Proteins found in one Methylobacterium sp. CB376 genomic segment:
- a CDS encoding thioesterase II family protein, with amino-acid sequence MPEGVRFCPVQLPGREHRVGEPAFRSVEAAAEALLPLLDSVRHRPLALVGWSLGCKIAFALARRLEETGTVARLLMLGACPSPDRPVPASLLPRPGESWAEPLRRLGGTAEAVLAHDGMLGTLRDSLEGDFAMATGYRSEAVVAAPILAVAAEADALVSMEAVEAWEARTSAGFTLHRLPGGHFALRDEGPALARLLAGRLAGPPSGPAAEDPRAWFPLTPSPPRGRPQVVCFHHAGGNAGFFRPWLDVPALAGVAVCPVELPGRGGRFGEAPRADLAGVARALSDLLAAHLDWSRPVILFGHSLGALIAYETALRLEGSGLVPAHLVVSARRAPDVPTPQPWRHTLADDALLAELARIGGTDAAILAHWELMALMLPAIRADFTLTDPYHRPQPEALDCPILAIRGQDDAEIGEADMAGWEAVTRSGCARWHPAGGHFYLADPPVRSALAERLARLAAAAG; translated from the coding sequence CTGCCGGAGGGCGTCCGCTTCTGCCCGGTCCAGCTCCCGGGGCGCGAGCACCGGGTCGGCGAGCCTGCCTTCCGCAGCGTGGAGGCGGCCGCGGAGGCGCTGCTGCCGCTCCTCGACTCCGTCCGGCACCGGCCTCTCGCCCTCGTCGGCTGGAGCCTCGGCTGCAAGATCGCCTTCGCCCTCGCGCGGCGGCTGGAGGAGACCGGGACCGTCGCGCGCCTGCTCATGCTGGGCGCCTGCCCGTCGCCGGATCGGCCGGTCCCCGCATCGCTCCTGCCGCGGCCGGGCGAGAGCTGGGCGGAGCCGCTGCGCCGCCTCGGCGGCACCGCCGAGGCGGTCCTGGCCCATGACGGGATGCTCGGGACGCTGCGCGACTCCCTGGAGGGGGACTTCGCCATGGCGACCGGCTACCGCAGCGAGGCGGTGGTCGCGGCCCCGATCCTGGCGGTCGCGGCTGAAGCCGACGCCCTGGTGTCGATGGAGGCGGTCGAGGCCTGGGAGGCCCGGACCTCGGCCGGCTTCACCCTCCACAGGCTGCCCGGCGGCCACTTCGCCCTGCGTGACGAGGGACCCGCGCTGGCCCGCCTCCTCGCCGGCCGGCTTGCCGGACCACCGTCCGGCCCCGCGGCGGAGGACCCGCGCGCCTGGTTCCCCTTGACGCCCTCGCCGCCGCGGGGCCGGCCGCAGGTCGTGTGCTTCCACCACGCGGGCGGCAATGCCGGGTTCTTCCGGCCCTGGCTCGATGTGCCGGCTCTCGCGGGCGTCGCGGTCTGCCCCGTCGAACTGCCGGGGCGCGGCGGCCGCTTCGGCGAAGCGCCGCGCGCGGACCTCGCGGGCGTCGCCCGCGCCCTGTCCGACCTCCTCGCCGCGCATCTCGACTGGAGCCGTCCGGTCATCCTGTTCGGGCACAGTCTCGGCGCCCTGATCGCCTACGAGACCGCCCTCCGCCTCGAAGGGAGCGGCCTCGTCCCGGCCCACCTCGTCGTCTCGGCGAGGCGGGCGCCGGACGTCCCCACGCCGCAGCCGTGGCGGCACACGCTGGCGGACGACGCGCTCCTGGCCGAACTCGCCCGCATCGGCGGCACCGACGCGGCAATCCTCGCACACTGGGAGCTGATGGCGCTCATGCTGCCGGCGATCCGCGCGGATTTCACCCTGACCGACCCCTATCACCGCCCCCAGCCGGAGGCGCTCGACTGCCCGATCCTGGCGATCCGCGGGCAGGACGACGCCGAAATCGGCGAGGCCGACATGGCCGGGTGGGAGGCCGTTACCCGCTCCGGCTGCGCGCGCTGGCACCCGGCAGGCGGGCACTTCTACCTCGCGGACCCGCCGGTCCGGAGCGCCCTCGCCGAGCGCCTCGCCCGCCTCGCGGCGGCCGCCGGCTGA
- a CDS encoding DUF3606 domain-containing protein → MAEAVHGQPVGDPEVVLLDDPGTRAFWARRFQEPAEKIEQAVEEVGNDPARVAQYLGKPWPYEKSGIV, encoded by the coding sequence ATGGCAGAAGCTGTTCACGGCCAGCCTGTCGGTGATCCGGAGGTCGTGCTTCTGGACGATCCGGGGACACGAGCATTCTGGGCCCGACGCTTCCAGGAGCCTGCCGAGAAGATCGAGCAGGCAGTCGAGGAAGTCGGAAACGATCCGGCTCGTGTGGCCCAGTATCTCGGGAAGCCCTGGCCGTACGAGAAGAGCGGCATCGTCTGA
- a CDS encoding HlyD family secretion protein — MTGSSVLLRFGVPALAAGLFGFTAWSVSAKYDPRPITEPVIAAPANSYAQGVSAAGIIEPASEVVAIATERSGVVSRVEVVAGAGVTAGRPLFSVDDREVRAVVARHEGALAAAEALLSSADLNIAMQRHKISQAAAELENAQAESSRAELDRLRYASLARGSWVSRQRYEAAIADAGKAAAAVAAAEAAVAAAKQQSKVLTAKRLEAEANVAQSKAALEQARVDLDRTVVKAPIDGKILKVNVRVGEYAQAGALSSPLMIMGSADLLHVRADVDEADSWRINAGSPAVARLRGNPKISAPLSFVRIEPYVVPKRSLTGASTERVDTRVLQVIYALQVSDFPAFVGQQVDVFIKTDSPQGVAELRRDPAEVARPLPACPQSLATHRGCRIPGQADAPWQQAQGTQIGQPAD; from the coding sequence ATGACCGGCAGTTCCGTCCTGCTCCGCTTCGGCGTTCCCGCGCTGGCCGCCGGCCTGTTCGGCTTCACCGCCTGGTCCGTTTCGGCGAAGTACGATCCCCGGCCGATCACCGAGCCGGTGATCGCGGCGCCGGCCAACTCCTACGCCCAGGGGGTGTCCGCCGCCGGGATCATCGAGCCGGCGAGCGAGGTGGTCGCGATCGCCACCGAGCGCAGCGGCGTCGTCTCCCGCGTGGAGGTCGTGGCCGGCGCCGGGGTCACGGCCGGACGGCCGCTCTTCTCCGTCGACGATCGTGAGGTCCGGGCCGTTGTTGCGCGGCATGAGGGCGCGCTCGCGGCGGCCGAGGCCCTCCTGAGCTCGGCCGACCTGAACATCGCGATGCAGCGTCACAAGATCTCGCAGGCGGCGGCGGAACTCGAGAACGCTCAGGCTGAATCGAGCCGGGCGGAGCTCGACCGCCTCCGGTACGCGTCGCTCGCCCGCGGGTCCTGGGTTTCGCGCCAGCGCTACGAGGCGGCCATCGCGGATGCGGGGAAGGCCGCCGCGGCGGTCGCGGCCGCCGAGGCCGCGGTCGCCGCAGCGAAGCAGCAGAGCAAGGTCCTGACCGCCAAGCGGCTCGAGGCGGAGGCCAATGTCGCCCAGTCGAAGGCGGCGCTGGAGCAGGCGCGCGTCGACCTCGACAGGACGGTCGTGAAGGCGCCGATCGACGGCAAGATCCTCAAGGTCAATGTCCGCGTCGGCGAGTACGCGCAGGCGGGCGCGCTGTCCTCCCCGCTCATGATCATGGGAAGCGCGGATCTCCTGCATGTCCGCGCCGATGTCGACGAGGCCGACAGCTGGAGGATCAACGCGGGCAGCCCGGCCGTCGCGCGGCTGCGCGGCAACCCGAAGATCTCCGCCCCGCTGTCCTTCGTGCGCATCGAGCCCTACGTGGTGCCGAAGCGGTCGCTCACCGGCGCCAGCACAGAGCGCGTCGACACGCGGGTTCTCCAAGTGATCTACGCGCTGCAGGTTTCCGACTTCCCGGCCTTCGTCGGCCAGCAGGTCGACGTGTTCATCAAGACCGATTCGCCTCAGGGCGTCGCGGAACTTCGCCGAGATCCCGCGGAGGTGGCGCGGCCGCTGCCTGCCTGCCCGCAATCTCTCGCGACGCACCGGGGATGCCGCATACCTGGGCAGGCGGACGCCCCGTGGCAACAAGCCCAGGGCACCCAGATCGGCCAACCCGCCGATTGA
- a CDS encoding ABC transporter ATP-binding protein, which produces MGSASAIVRCSGITKTFTAGEDLVTVLHGIDFELPAGELTMLVGPSGCGKTTLISIIAGILSPTSGEVSICGASVTRMGDRERTAFRRRTIGFIFQQYNLLPALTVAENAAIPLVAAGMPMRRALERAIPILTRLGMAGHVGKTPNQLSGGQQQRVAIARALVHEPRLIVCDEPTAALDADTGRSVLELLKAAALAEDRAVIVVTHDSRIYSFADRITAMEDGRIRSARVAQARMGSEVA; this is translated from the coding sequence ATGGGCAGTGCCTCCGCCATCGTGCGCTGCAGCGGCATCACGAAGACGTTCACCGCGGGCGAAGACCTCGTCACGGTGCTGCACGGGATCGACTTCGAACTGCCCGCAGGTGAACTCACGATGCTGGTCGGTCCGTCCGGTTGCGGCAAAACCACCCTGATCTCGATCATCGCCGGCATCCTGAGCCCGACCTCCGGGGAGGTCTCGATCTGCGGCGCGTCGGTCACCCGCATGGGGGACCGGGAGAGAACAGCCTTCCGACGCCGGACGATCGGCTTCATCTTCCAGCAGTACAACCTCCTGCCGGCGCTGACCGTCGCCGAGAACGCGGCGATCCCGCTGGTCGCCGCGGGGATGCCGATGAGGCGGGCGCTGGAGCGGGCAATCCCCATTCTGACCCGCCTCGGAATGGCCGGCCACGTCGGCAAGACCCCGAATCAGCTCTCGGGCGGGCAGCAGCAGCGGGTCGCGATCGCGCGGGCGCTGGTCCACGAGCCCCGGCTGATCGTCTGCGACGAGCCGACCGCTGCGCTCGACGCCGACACCGGTCGATCGGTCCTCGAGCTCCTCAAGGCCGCCGCGCTTGCGGAGGACCGGGCGGTCATCGTCGTCACCCATGACAGCCGAATCTACTCCTTCGCGGACCGGATCACGGCCATGGAGGACGGGCGAATCCGCTCGGCCCGCGTCGCGCAGGCGAGGATGGGATCGGAGGTGGCGTGA
- a CDS encoding ABC transporter permease, giving the protein MNGVAVRMLIRDHAKYLGLVFGIAFSTMLMSNQVAIFIGLMLRTASQIIDVRETDIWVMDPRVEYIDVVEGMADMQLHRVRGVEGVDWAVPLHKSLPVAHTREGVLQQVILLGVDDATLVGVAPHLVLGAVEDLRQPDAVIVDRAGYQFMWPGEALALGKEFEINDRRAVVVAISEASAPFATFPVVHTKYSSALGFDGRSRKQLSFVLARARAGQDPRALARRIAAETGLKALTWRDFAWATVEYYMKRTGIPVNFGITTALGFIVGAVVVGQTYYLFVLENLRHFGALKAMGVGNLTIVRMVLLQAVVVASIGYAIGIGFCAVFFEVLSRTAIDFRGFALPWEVAAGTAGAVFVIIAVASLASIRRVLVVDPAIVFRG; this is encoded by the coding sequence ATGAACGGTGTGGCCGTCAGAATGCTCATCCGGGATCACGCCAAGTATCTTGGGCTCGTGTTCGGTATCGCCTTCTCGACGATGCTGATGTCGAACCAAGTCGCGATCTTCATCGGCCTGATGCTGCGCACGGCGAGCCAGATCATCGACGTTCGCGAGACCGACATCTGGGTGATGGATCCGCGCGTCGAATACATCGACGTGGTCGAGGGAATGGCGGATATGCAACTGCACCGCGTGCGTGGGGTGGAGGGGGTCGACTGGGCCGTCCCGCTGCACAAGAGCCTCCCCGTCGCGCACACGCGGGAGGGGGTGCTGCAGCAGGTGATCCTGCTCGGCGTCGACGACGCCACGCTGGTCGGCGTCGCACCGCACCTGGTCCTCGGCGCGGTCGAGGATCTCAGGCAGCCTGATGCCGTGATCGTCGACCGGGCGGGATACCAGTTCATGTGGCCCGGGGAAGCGCTCGCCCTCGGCAAGGAATTCGAGATCAACGACCGCCGCGCGGTGGTCGTCGCGATCTCCGAGGCCTCCGCGCCCTTCGCCACCTTCCCGGTCGTGCACACCAAGTATTCCAGCGCGCTCGGCTTCGACGGGCGCTCCCGCAAGCAATTGTCCTTCGTGCTCGCCCGCGCCCGTGCGGGTCAGGATCCGCGCGCGCTCGCCAGGCGGATCGCCGCGGAGACGGGCCTGAAGGCCCTGACGTGGCGCGACTTCGCCTGGGCCACCGTCGAATACTACATGAAGCGGACCGGGATTCCGGTGAATTTCGGGATCACGACGGCCCTCGGCTTCATCGTTGGCGCCGTCGTCGTCGGACAGACCTACTACCTGTTCGTCCTTGAGAACCTGCGCCACTTCGGCGCCCTGAAGGCCATGGGTGTCGGCAATCTCACGATCGTGCGCATGGTCCTGCTCCAGGCCGTGGTCGTGGCGAGCATCGGCTACGCCATCGGCATCGGGTTCTGCGCCGTGTTCTTCGAGGTGTTGTCGCGCACGGCGATCGACTTCCGCGGCTTCGCGCTGCCCTGGGAGGTCGCGGCCGGAACGGCCGGCGCCGTCTTCGTCATCATCGCCGTCGCGAGCCTCGCCAGCATCCGCAGGGTGCTTGTCGTGGATCCCGCGATCGTGTTCCGGGGCTAG
- a CDS encoding 4'-phosphopantetheinyl transferase family protein — MRESIPPTAYESNRRLIVGPPSSERSLRMFPPNEVRVWRARVGRQPAGWLPLATGTLSEEERARQARFVRERDAELFALGRAMLRRVLAASMDVAPRAVTFEAGPFGKPRLAAAHRAPFRFNPTHSGDLAVVAITVGREVGVDVEAVRPLKDLEGLVRATFSAREQRDILAAPEAGRLASFFAAWARKEAVVKALGHGLRFPLDAFDVEVSPEAPPALLASREAALVPSAWIMHALPPMAGYASALAVERAMNSAVTCEEWTCAASP, encoded by the coding sequence ATGCGGGAGAGCATCCCGCCGACAGCTTATGAATCGAACCGGCGTCTCATCGTCGGCCCGCCGTCTTCGGAGCGATCCTTGAGGATGTTCCCGCCGAACGAGGTCCGGGTCTGGCGGGCGCGCGTCGGGCGGCAGCCGGCGGGATGGCTGCCGCTGGCGACGGGAACGCTGTCGGAGGAGGAGCGCGCCCGTCAGGCCCGCTTCGTCCGCGAACGGGATGCCGAGCTGTTCGCGCTCGGTCGCGCGATGCTTCGCCGGGTCCTCGCGGCGTCCATGGACGTGGCGCCCCGCGCGGTGACGTTCGAGGCGGGGCCGTTCGGGAAGCCCCGACTCGCGGCCGCGCATCGGGCGCCGTTCCGGTTCAATCCGACGCATTCCGGAGACCTCGCCGTGGTCGCCATCACCGTCGGACGCGAAGTCGGCGTGGACGTCGAGGCCGTGCGCCCGCTCAAAGATCTCGAGGGGCTCGTTCGAGCGACCTTCTCCGCCCGCGAGCAGCGGGACATCCTGGCCGCCCCGGAGGCCGGCCGGCTCGCGTCGTTCTTCGCGGCGTGGGCGAGGAAGGAGGCCGTCGTGAAGGCGCTGGGGCACGGTTTGCGCTTTCCGCTGGACGCCTTCGACGTGGAGGTGAGCCCGGAGGCGCCCCCGGCGCTCCTGGCATCGCGGGAGGCGGCGCTGGTCCCCTCCGCCTGGATCATGCACGCCCTGCCGCCGATGGCCGGATACGCGTCGGCGCTGGCAGTTGAGCGTGCGATGAATTCCGCGGTGACGTGCGAGGAATGGACCTGCGCCGCCTCCCCGTGA